In Candidatus Woesearchaeota archaeon, a single window of DNA contains:
- a CDS encoding MscL family protein: MGVLKEFNEFLREYKVVPLAIAFIMGIAVTALVQSLVANIIMPVVTPFIPGGAWQTATFKMGSIVISWGAFLGALINFVIIALVVFMLAKILLKEQKVAKK, encoded by the coding sequence ATGGGAGTATTGAAAGAGTTCAATGAGTTCTTGAGGGAATACAAGGTTGTTCCGCTGGCAATAGCATTTATCATGGGCATTGCAGTAACAGCGCTTGTGCAGTCGCTTGTGGCTAATATCATAATGCCCGTTGTCACTCCGTTCATTCCAGGAGGAGCCTGGCAGACAGCGACGTTTAAAATGGGCTCAATTGTAATAAGCTGGGGGGCATTCCTCGGAGCCCTCATAAACTTTGTGATAATTGCACTTGTGGTTTTTATGCTCGCAAAGATTCTTCTTAAAGAGCAGAAAGTCGCAAAGAAATAG